The following coding sequences lie in one Mycoplasma tauri genomic window:
- the rpsD gene encoding 30S ribosomal protein S4 has product MASIETIFLLMHTRKENKMRYLGPIFKKSRRYGISLLENDKEFSKGKKRTYAPGQHGNKRVKLSDYGQHLYEKQKVRFLYGLSEKQLHKVYNRAIKMKGVAGTNLLQLLESRFDNLVFRAGFATTRRQARQLVNHGHFLLNGRNADIPSMHISVGDTITLKTKSQNNAQIKAALESKPAAAWMTVKNFEAKFDRLPDRTELNQNVKENFVIEHYSK; this is encoded by the coding sequence ATGGCATCAATAGAAACTATCTTCCTTCTTATGCATACAAGAAAGGAAAATAAAATGAGATATTTAGGTCCTATTTTTAAAAAATCACGTCGTTATGGCATTTCATTGCTTGAAAATGATAAAGAATTTTCAAAAGGCAAAAAACGTACATATGCACCTGGTCAACATGGCAATAAGCGTGTTAAATTATCTGATTATGGTCAACATTTATATGAAAAACAAAAAGTTAGATTTCTTTATGGTTTAAGCGAAAAACAATTACACAAGGTTTACAATAGAGCTATTAAGATGAAAGGTGTTGCCGGTACTAACTTACTTCAATTACTTGAAAGCCGTTTTGATAACTTAGTTTTTAGAGCAGGTTTTGCAACAACAAGAAGACAAGCTAGACAATTAGTTAATCATGGTCACTTTTTATTAAATGGTAGAAATGCTGACATTCCTTCAATGCACATTTCTGTTGGCGATACAATTACACTTAAAACAAAATCACAAAATAATGCACAAATTAAAGCTGCTTTAGAATCAAAACCTGCAGCAGCTTGAATGACTGTTAAAAATTTCGAAGCAAAATTTGATAGATTACCAGATAGAACAGAATTGAACCAAAACGTTAAAGAAAACTTTGTTATTGAACACTATTCAAAATAG
- a CDS encoding MAG5620 family putative phospho-sugar mutase produces the protein MSNKLTFEPKEELFLCSDSLLIKSDRKNPISDFSISFLFELIYKTIIKDDASFLISYQGDEKHYNIVESLWNIDVLNRKNLFKYDSHCSTDISLDILAAKKYNIDYVVKLKIGRKCDFIYFYVYDLKNNYYISEQEYREVYKSFFINPTKAKINNDIHADETKIISLDNLVTLQASNSEILKAFSNVKQRYRSKNMILTNDLYSLTLIENLFKNYDSSFKIKSNTIKNKINNFFYKLFHSNVSNLRPYQSIINIDSFTNLDISLNLNYKLKKVTLNTAVLIYLDFLIDEIKRSKFIDVSNLFVVIPQNATFQIIELLDQYNIKYVYYDPTAIYKYLWDENCLFAYTLDSVNANPRYSKINNNFYFLICLVWMLNSYTNRNNLLSFKYNLLCENFGKVKSIIKEYKFDSRNVHKIKSIIEQNAKNKIFDKYEIFDIFISEKFVIAKFLMSDKKHQTIMWYDYKNSKICIEYQICFELNKNMRAWKFDYIRSKFFIKKLLKKAKN, from the coding sequence ATGAGTAATAAGCTTACTTTTGAACCTAAAGAAGAGCTTTTTTTATGTAGTGATTCACTCCTAATTAAAAGTGATAGAAAAAATCCAATTAGTGATTTTTCTATTTCTTTTTTATTTGAATTAATTTATAAAACAATTATTAAAGATGATGCTAGTTTTTTAATATCTTATCAAGGTGACGAAAAACACTATAATATAGTTGAATCCTTATGAAATATTGATGTTTTAAATCGCAAGAATTTATTTAAATATGATAGTCATTGTAGCACAGATATAAGTCTTGATATTTTAGCAGCAAAAAAATATAATATCGATTATGTTGTGAAATTAAAAATTGGCAGAAAATGTGATTTTATATACTTTTATGTTTATGATTTAAAAAACAATTATTACATATCTGAACAAGAATATAGAGAAGTTTATAAAAGTTTTTTTATTAATCCAACTAAGGCGAAGATTAATAATGACATTCATGCAGATGAAACTAAAATAATTTCTTTAGATAATTTAGTTACATTGCAAGCTTCTAATAGCGAAATTTTAAAAGCATTTTCGAATGTAAAACAACGCTATAGATCTAAAAATATGATTTTAACAAATGATCTATATTCGTTAACGCTCATTGAGAATTTGTTTAAAAATTATGATTCATCTTTTAAAATCAAATCAAACACTATAAAAAATAAAATAAATAATTTCTTTTACAAGCTATTTCATAGTAATGTTAGTAATTTAAGACCATATCAAAGCATAATTAACATTGATAGTTTTACTAATTTAGATATATCTTTAAATTTAAATTATAAGCTAAAGAAAGTTACATTAAATACTGCAGTTCTTATTTATTTAGATTTTTTAATTGATGAGATAAAAAGGTCAAAATTTATTGACGTAAGTAATCTTTTTGTAGTTATTCCCCAAAATGCGACATTTCAAATTATTGAATTACTTGATCAATACAATATCAAATATGTTTATTATGATCCGACAGCAATTTATAAATATTTGTGGGATGAAAATTGCCTTTTTGCATACACACTGGACTCTGTAAATGCTAATCCAAGGTATTCAAAAATAAATAATAATTTTTACTTTTTAATTTGTTTGGTTTGGATGTTGAATAGTTATACAAATAGAAACAACTTATTGAGTTTTAAATATAACCTTCTGTGTGAGAATTTTGGGAAAGTCAAATCAATTATTAAAGAATATAAATTTGATAGCAGAAATGTTCATAAAATTAAATCTATTATTGAACAAAATGCTAAAAATAAAATATTTGATAAGTATGAAATTTTTGATATTTTTATTAGCGAAAAATTCGTAATCGCTAAATTTTTAATGAGCGACAAAAAACACCAAACGATAATGTGGTATGACTATAAAAATAGCAAAATATGCATTGAGTATCAAATTTGTTTTGAATTAAATAAAAATATGCGAGCTTGAAAATTTGATTATATACGAAGCAAATTTTTTATTAAAAAGTTATTAAAAAAAGCAAAAAATTAA
- the gyrA gene encoding DNA gyrase subunit A: MTNKIDDEKELVKSENDLDLDNVDEQEETSELFIAFKKPTEVKDDDEEEDIPQNKPEYQVKPQLIEQEQNGIVPIFVAKEMKQSFLEYAMSVIVSRALPDARDGLKPVHRRILFDMNELGITAGTQHRKSARIVGDVLGKYHPHGDSSVYEAMVRMAQDFSMRYPLVDGHGNFGSIDGDQAAAMRYTEARMSKLAMEMLDGIKKDTVNFVDNYDASEKEPAVLPSRFPNLLVSGGSGIAVGMATSIPPHNLSEAIDATIALARKPEITIDEIMEHMPGPDFPTGAMIMGKKGIKEAYETGKGSIPMRSVSKIEYLSNGKSRIIVTEIPYEIRKIAIIEKIAQLMKDKSIDGIQDLRDESNRDGIRIVIDVKKGEFPEVILNKLYKQTPLQTNYNVNFVALVNGEPKLLNIKYALEVYLKHQEEVVTRRLQYDLEKAKDRMHILEGLKIAVQNIDEVIKIIKQSKTDQEAQNNLSKHFNLSEKQTKAIVDMRLGRLTGLAIDNMLEEIRLLSIEIDKIVKILQNRDLLIDLIVDELTEIKSKYGDKRRTLINNNINSAIDDEDLIPQKDIVITTSTKGYVKRLSLDEYRTQRRGGIGITTMKTYNDDDIASIVTTNTHTDLLLFSNQARVYRIRAYNIPELNRQSKGTSFINIVPSLKVDEGERIVSMLPADDYSNDKYLFTATKFGIIKKTNLEEYAKINANGKYAFKLREGDELVRATIVGDDDLILLANNEQRVIKFESKDFRPLSRVATGVRGIKLDENQSCISSSSSSEGELILTIGRKGFGKITHHSLFRLTKRGGKGVKGINSASAGNLVFARFVNPGDEILIITTSGLTIRTEINQISTTGRASKGVKLINLKKNEEIQAVEIIKFNDDTDLEAKEKAEKYIQDIIAATQEISLETKEYEE; this comes from the coding sequence ATGACAAATAAAATTGATGATGAAAAAGAATTAGTTAAATCTGAAAATGATTTAGATCTAGATAATGTTGATGAACAAGAAGAAACTAGTGAACTTTTTATAGCATTTAAAAAACCAACTGAAGTTAAAGATGATGATGAAGAGGAAGACATACCACAAAATAAACCAGAATACCAAGTTAAACCACAATTAATTGAACAGGAACAAAATGGAATAGTTCCAATATTTGTTGCTAAGGAAATGAAGCAGTCTTTCCTTGAGTATGCAATGAGTGTTATTGTTTCTCGTGCTTTGCCAGATGCAAGAGATGGACTTAAGCCTGTTCATCGTAGAATTTTATTTGACATGAATGAATTAGGTATAACTGCCGGAACTCAGCATAGAAAAAGCGCTAGAATAGTTGGTGATGTTCTAGGTAAGTATCACCCACATGGCGACTCATCTGTATATGAAGCTATGGTTAGAATGGCTCAAGACTTTTCAATGCGTTATCCTTTAGTTGATGGCCATGGTAATTTTGGTTCAATTGATGGTGATCAAGCAGCTGCTATGCGTTATACAGAAGCTAGAATGTCCAAGTTGGCTATGGAAATGCTTGATGGTATTAAAAAAGATACTGTCAATTTTGTAGATAATTATGATGCATCAGAAAAAGAACCTGCTGTCTTGCCTTCTCGTTTTCCTAATTTGCTTGTTTCTGGTGGCTCTGGTATTGCAGTTGGTATGGCAACAAGTATTCCACCTCATAATCTTTCTGAAGCAATAGATGCGACAATTGCTCTAGCTAGAAAACCTGAAATAACTATCGACGAAATAATGGAACATATGCCAGGACCTGATTTTCCAACAGGCGCTATGATTATGGGCAAAAAAGGCATAAAAGAGGCTTATGAAACAGGTAAAGGTTCAATACCTATGAGATCTGTGTCAAAAATTGAATATCTATCAAATGGCAAAAGTAGAATTATTGTTACTGAAATTCCTTATGAAATAAGAAAGATTGCAATTATTGAAAAAATTGCACAACTTATGAAGGATAAATCTATTGATGGTATTCAAGATTTAAGAGATGAATCTAATCGTGATGGAATAAGGATTGTTATTGATGTTAAAAAAGGCGAATTTCCTGAAGTTATTTTAAATAAACTTTATAAACAAACTCCATTGCAAACAAACTACAATGTTAATTTTGTTGCACTTGTTAATGGCGAACCTAAATTATTGAATATAAAATATGCTCTCGAAGTTTACTTAAAACACCAAGAAGAAGTAGTGACTAGAAGACTTCAATATGATCTTGAAAAAGCAAAAGATAGGATGCATATTCTTGAAGGATTAAAAATTGCTGTTCAAAACATTGATGAAGTAATAAAAATTATTAAGCAATCAAAGACAGATCAAGAAGCACAAAATAATCTTTCAAAACACTTTAATTTAAGTGAAAAGCAAACTAAAGCTATTGTTGATATGCGTTTAGGAAGATTAACTGGTTTAGCAATTGATAATATGCTTGAAGAAATAAGATTATTAAGCATAGAGATTGATAAAATAGTTAAAATTTTACAAAACCGTGATTTATTAATTGATCTCATTGTTGATGAATTAACTGAAATCAAGTCTAAATATGGCGACAAGCGTCGCACACTTATAAACAACAATATTAATAGTGCAATTGATGATGAAGATTTAATTCCACAAAAAGATATTGTTATTACTACAAGCACAAAAGGTTATGTAAAAAGATTAAGTCTTGATGAATATCGTACACAAAGAAGAGGTGGAATTGGCATCACTACAATGAAAACATACAATGATGATGACATAGCGTCAATTGTTACAACAAATACCCACACTGATTTGTTACTATTTTCAAACCAAGCCCGTGTTTATAGAATTAGAGCTTACAATATTCCAGAATTAAATAGACAATCAAAAGGGACATCATTCATAAATATTGTTCCATCACTAAAAGTTGATGAAGGTGAGCGAATAGTATCTATGCTTCCTGCAGATGATTATTCAAACGATAAATATTTATTCACAGCTACTAAGTTTGGAATCATTAAAAAGACAAATCTTGAAGAGTATGCAAAAATTAATGCAAATGGTAAATATGCATTTAAGCTCAGAGAAGGTGATGAGTTAGTAAGGGCCACAATAGTTGGTGATGATGACTTAATTTTACTTGCAAATAATGAACAAAGAGTAATTAAATTTGAGTCAAAAGATTTCAGACCATTATCTAGAGTTGCTACAGGTGTTAGAGGTATTAAATTAGATGAAAACCAAAGCTGTATTTCTTCATCATCAAGTAGCGAAGGTGAATTAATCTTGACAATTGGAAGAAAAGGTTTTGGTAAGATTACCCATCATTCATTGTTCAGACTAACCAAAAGAGGTGGCAAAGGTGTAAAGGGTATTAACTCTGCATCAGCTGGAAATTTAGTATTTGCACGTTTTGTTAATCCAGGAGATGAAATTTTAATTATTACCACAAGTGGTCTTACAATTAGAACAGAAATTAATCAAATAAGTACAACTGGTAGAGCTTCAAAAGGTGTTAAACTTATAAACTTGAAGAAGAATGAAGAAATACAAGCTGTTGAAATAATCAAATTTAACGATGATACAGATTTAGAAGCTAAAGAAAAAGCAGAAAAATATATTCAAGATATTATAGCTGCAACTCAAGAAATTTCACTAGAAACTAAAGAGTATGAAGAATAA
- the rpmE gene encoding 50S ribosomal protein L31, producing MKKDIHPQYFTIDAACTTCGKTFQFGSTKKTISIDVCSGCHVVYTGDRTKTKATGMVDKFNQRLAKKQGK from the coding sequence ATGAAAAAAGATATTCATCCACAATATTTTACAATTGATGCTGCGTGCACAACTTGTGGAAAAACATTTCAATTTGGTTCAACTAAAAAAACAATTTCAATAGATGTTTGTTCAGGATGCCACGTTGTTTATACTGGTGACAGAACAAAAACAAAAGCAACAGGTATGGTTGATAAATTTAATCAAAGACTTGCTAAGAAACAAGGCAAATAA